The following proteins are co-located in the Massilia litorea genome:
- the queA gene encoding tRNA preQ1(34) S-adenosylmethionine ribosyltransferase-isomerase QueA has product MYSLSDFDFDLPPERIAQLPLPDRSASRLLQLDGEHITDRHFADIVDQLQAGDLLVMNNTRVLKARFFGVKESGGQVEVLVERVLDNRTVLAQVRASKSPKPGNRIRLADAFDVTAGERAGEFFTLHFEGDVFELIEAHGRLPLPPYIEHAADEFDEQRYQTVYSKEPGAVAAPTAGLHFDQPLLDKLAAKGVNFAYVTLHVGAGTFQPVRVEDLSQHNMHTEWYTIGQETVDAVRAAKAAGRDVVAVGTTSLRALESASQSGELVAGSADTALFITPGYKFRTVTRLITNFHLPKSTLLMLVSAFAGYAEIRKAYAHAIANEYRFFSYGDAMLLTTQSRL; this is encoded by the coding sequence ATGTACTCGCTTTCCGATTTCGATTTCGACCTGCCGCCCGAGCGCATCGCGCAATTGCCCCTGCCTGACCGCAGCGCTTCACGCCTCCTGCAACTCGATGGCGAGCACATCACCGACCGCCATTTCGCCGACATCGTCGACCAGTTGCAAGCCGGCGACCTGCTCGTGATGAACAACACGCGCGTATTAAAAGCGCGCTTCTTCGGCGTGAAGGAGAGCGGCGGGCAAGTGGAGGTGCTGGTCGAGCGCGTGCTGGACAACCGCACCGTGCTGGCCCAGGTGCGTGCCTCGAAGTCGCCGAAGCCCGGCAACCGCATCCGCCTGGCCGACGCATTCGATGTCACCGCCGGCGAGCGCGCCGGCGAATTCTTTACGCTTCATTTCGAGGGCGACGTGTTCGAGCTGATCGAAGCGCACGGCCGCCTGCCGCTGCCGCCCTATATCGAACACGCGGCCGACGAATTCGATGAGCAGCGTTACCAGACCGTGTATTCGAAGGAGCCGGGGGCAGTTGCCGCGCCGACCGCCGGCCTGCATTTCGACCAGCCGCTGCTCGATAAACTGGCGGCCAAGGGCGTGAACTTCGCCTACGTCACCCTGCACGTGGGCGCCGGAACCTTCCAACCGGTGCGCGTGGAGGACCTCTCGCAGCACAACATGCACACCGAGTGGTACACCATCGGGCAAGAGACGGTCGACGCCGTGCGCGCTGCGAAAGCGGCCGGGCGCGATGTGGTCGCCGTCGGCACCACGAGTCTGCGCGCGCTGGAATCGGCCTCGCAATCGGGTGAACTCGTCGCCGGCAGCGCCGACACGGCGCTGTTCATCACGCCGGGCTACAAGTTCAGGACGGTGACGCGCCTGATCACCAATTTTCACCTGCCGAAGTCGACCCTGCTGATGCTGGTGTCGGCCTTTGCCGGTTACGCCGAGATCCGCAAGGCCTATGCCCATGCGATCGCCAACGAATACCGTTTCTTCAGCTACGGCGACGCCATGCTGCTGACAACCCAATCACGTCTATAA